The following coding sequences lie in one Crassostrea angulata isolate pt1a10 chromosome 10, ASM2561291v2, whole genome shotgun sequence genomic window:
- the LOC128168278 gene encoding zinc finger protein 569-like has translation MASEFEVLELQDALFSELRDKTDKDEVDAKIDPSEDISNVVSTQVNDNEDNWRCRHCTKEYKRRSSLLRHIKVHSAQHICKICTRVFQSEEDLQSHNSEKHSDHFLCDTCGKSFNRSSSLRQRIKNMHGNRTEHCPFEHCRKNFASKKLLADHFNSHTGVKPYSCQECKKTFASQSCFSHHKAKCMKKVVCTECGENCTKSALLEHIQSKHKVQRFICACGKQYRWRVNLCRHKKTCLQ, from the coding sequence ATGGCATCAGAATTCGAAGTATTAGAACTACAGGACGCATTATTTTCAGAACTACGAGACAAAACAGATAAGGATGAGGTTGATGCAAAGATTGATCCATCAGAGGATATATCAAATGTTGTATCCACACAAGTGAATGACAATGAAGATAATTGGAGATGCAGACACTGCACAAAAGAATATAAACGTAGATCTTCGCTCTTAAGGCACATCAAAGTGCATAGTGCACAACACATTTGCAAGATCTGCACTCGAGTGTTTCAATCAGAAGAAGATCTACAAAGTCATAATTCAGAAAAACATTCCGACCATTTTCTGTGTGATACATGTGGCAAGTCGTTTAATCGGAGTTCGTCACTGAGGCAGCGCATTAAGAATATGCATGGGAACAGGACAGAGCACTGCCCATTCGAACACTGTCGGAAGAACTTTGCTTCTAAAAAACTGCTGGCTGATCACTTTAACAGCCACACAGGGGTCAAACCCTATTCCTGTCAGGAGTGCAAGAAAACCTTCGCCAGCCAATCTTGCTTTTCGCACCACAAGGCAAAGTGTATGAAGAAAGTCGTATGTACTGAATGCGGTGAAAACTGTACAAAGTCTGCCTTGTTAGAGCACATACAGAGTAAGCACAAAGTTCAACGATTTATCTGCGCATGTGGAAAGCAGTATAGATGGAGAGTCAACCTGTGTAGACACAAAAAGACTTGTCTACAATAG